The following coding sequences are from one Bacillota bacterium window:
- a CDS encoding stage V sporulation T C-terminal domain-containing protein, whose product MKATGIVRRIDDLGRVVIPKEIRRTMRIREGEPLEIYTDRDGEVIFKKYSPIGELGNIAMQYADALNKTTGMSVAISDRDAVIAASGNLKKELQDKRISSELERMMDSRQTYLYKSGSMHPLTIIEENTNTTASVAVPIISEGDVIGSVCIVLTDKNTPPSDAEIKLAQTGAVYLGKQLET is encoded by the coding sequence ATGAAAGCCACAGGTATAGTGAGAAGAATAGATGATCTCGGCCGTGTCGTAATACCCAAAGAAATTAGAAGGACAATGCGAATTCGCGAAGGTGAACCGCTTGAAATATATACCGATCGCGACGGTGAGGTTATTTTTAAGAAATATTCACCAATTGGTGAACTTGGAAATATTGCAATGCAATATGCTGATGCGTTAAACAAAACTACTGGAATGTCAGTAGCAATTAGTGACCGTGATGCTGTAATAGCAGCTTCAGGAAACTTAAAGAAGGAACTTCAGGATAAACGTATTTCATCAGAACTTGAACGTATGATGGATTCAAGACAGACGTATTTATATAAAAGCGGATCTATGCATCCCCTGACTATAATTGAAGAGAATACTAATACAACTGCATCTGTTGCTGTGCCAATTATTTCAGAGGGAGACGTAATAGGAAGTGTTTGCATTGTTTTAACTGATAAAAATACCCCACCCTCAGATGCTGAAATTAAGCTAGCTCAAACAGGCGCCGTATATCTGGGAAAACAGCTTGAAACTTAA
- a CDS encoding helix-turn-helix transcriptional regulator: MQTPLLMKCFHISEIVHSFTGIECRLFDLESGILPIKSSCYCDRCCKYENTDCDPVTAYMQAVSEADSAGGTYIYCCPSGYIFIANTIYQNSMLSNGLITGPILTSDNKIEMQNISNCVVPPSNIPILSKDKVTELGQMINAMCSGLSTQISFHRSKPLISEHSFIDYSERYSIDSEKLIIRMVLSAEKEEAEQAISNYVNDLYTTSGYNITAVKRRLSELVVLISRAAIDGGADKTYIFLLNTQHIKELSFPTTIEELDQWSVKMIGRYINNMLDCRHVKHADIMEKALQYIRLNIDRKITLSDVAEHVYLSKSYLSRIFKKELGCTFTEYTNNLRVEKSKVYILDNSVSLVDIANAVGFEDQSYFTKVFKKTVGISPGRYRDLRGNI; this comes from the coding sequence ATGCAGACACCATTACTTATGAAATGTTTTCATATAAGTGAGATCGTTCACTCATTTACCGGTATTGAATGTAGACTATTCGACCTTGAATCTGGCATTCTGCCAATTAAAAGCAGTTGCTATTGCGACCGCTGCTGTAAATACGAAAATACCGACTGTGACCCTGTTACAGCATATATGCAGGCAGTATCAGAAGCTGATAGCGCTGGCGGAACTTACATATATTGTTGTCCATCTGGCTATATATTTATTGCGAATACAATTTATCAGAATTCCATGCTTTCGAACGGGTTAATTACTGGGCCGATTCTTACTTCTGACAACAAAATAGAAATGCAGAATATTTCTAATTGTGTTGTCCCACCCAGTAATATTCCCATTTTGAGTAAAGATAAGGTTACTGAACTTGGACAAATGATAAATGCAATGTGTTCAGGTCTTTCTACCCAAATCAGTTTTCATAGATCTAAACCTTTAATATCCGAACATTCCTTTATTGATTACTCAGAAAGATATTCGATTGATTCAGAAAAACTAATAATACGAATGGTGTTGTCCGCAGAAAAAGAAGAAGCCGAACAAGCTATTTCGAATTATGTAAATGATTTATATACTACAAGTGGATATAATATTACTGCTGTAAAAAGAAGACTATCAGAACTCGTCGTTCTTATATCCAGAGCTGCGATTGACGGCGGCGCCGATAAAACATATATTTTTTTACTCAACACTCAGCATATAAAAGAACTAAGTTTCCCAACCACTATTGAAGAACTTGACCAATGGTCCGTAAAAATGATCGGTAGATATATAAATAATATGCTTGATTGCAGACATGTTAAACATGCAGATATTATGGAAAAGGCACTCCAGTATATCCGTTTAAATATTGATCGGAAAATAACGCTGAGTGACGTAGCAGAACATGTCTACTTGAGTAAATCATATCTCAGCAGAATATTTAAGAAAGAACTAGGTTGTACGTTTACTGAGTATACAAATAATCTTAGAGTTGAAAAAAGTAAGGTATATATACTTGATAATTCCGTTAGCTTAGTTGATATTGCAAACGCTGTGGGTTTTGAAGACCAAAGTTATTTTACAAAAGTATTTAAGAAAACGGTGGGTATTTCGCCAGGAAGATATAGAGATTTAAGAGGAAATATTTAG
- a CDS encoding MATE family efflux transporter, producing MFWPLQRVFSVRYLLNPGIALGKLPKSLQAYKNVMYIAFPAMVELISVSLIVAVDNMMVGVVGPEAIAAVGLTTQPRMIFMCFLFALNVSVTAIVARRKGEQRQDDANYVLRHGIMIAGIAGVILALLAAILAKPIMYIAGAKSDTIIYATEYYRILMLSLLFQPFTLVICAAMRGIGKTKITLIVNVTANIVNIIGNYLLIGGNFGFPKLGVKGSAIATLVGNFVAFIMVVITIFNQNSYLKISKGDSFRFRPDILKSIWNLSSNALLEQLVLRFGFFIFARFVADLGTEALATHQICQQTLNITFNIGDALGVAATSLVGQNLGKKRPDLSMLYGKVAQRIAFSISTVLFALIYIYKNAIVGLFTTDISIIKAAGPIMSILALAQLLQTSQVIMAGSLRGAGDTKFVAMSSFINIGVVRPILSYLLIYPFGFGLVGAWVTICVDQTVRFIMLGRRFSGFKWSTREV from the coding sequence ATGTTTTGGCCCTTACAAAGGGTATTTTCTGTTAGATACCTTTTAAATCCCGGCATCGCGCTAGGCAAACTGCCGAAATCTTTACAAGCTTATAAAAATGTTATGTACATAGCATTCCCAGCGATGGTAGAACTAATTTCAGTCTCGTTAATTGTTGCTGTTGACAACATGATGGTCGGCGTTGTTGGGCCCGAGGCAATTGCCGCGGTTGGTCTTACTACACAGCCCAGAATGATATTTATGTGTTTTCTCTTTGCACTCAATGTATCTGTAACAGCGATCGTCGCACGTCGAAAGGGAGAACAGCGGCAGGATGATGCAAATTACGTACTTCGGCATGGCATTATGATTGCCGGGATAGCCGGGGTAATATTGGCGCTTCTAGCAGCAATTCTTGCAAAACCTATTATGTATATAGCCGGGGCAAAAAGCGATACGATAATTTATGCGACAGAATATTATAGAATTTTAATGCTAAGCCTTCTGTTTCAGCCCTTTACCCTAGTGATATGTGCCGCGATGAGGGGTATCGGTAAAACAAAAATTACCCTTATTGTAAATGTGACAGCAAATATCGTTAACATAATTGGCAATTACCTTTTAATTGGCGGAAATTTCGGTTTTCCAAAGCTTGGTGTCAAAGGGTCAGCTATTGCTACGTTAGTGGGAAATTTCGTTGCATTCATCATGGTCGTTATTACTATATTTAATCAAAACTCATACTTAAAAATTTCAAAGGGCGACAGCTTTCGCTTTCGCCCTGATATTCTGAAAAGTATATGGAACTTAAGTTCAAACGCACTACTGGAACAGCTCGTTCTGCGTTTTGGCTTTTTTATTTTTGCCCGGTTTGTCGCCGATCTTGGAACTGAGGCTCTTGCAACCCACCAGATATGCCAGCAGACTTTGAATATAACATTTAATATTGGAGATGCACTTGGAGTTGCAGCGACATCTCTTGTGGGACAAAATCTTGGCAAAAAACGTCCCGACCTCTCAATGCTTTACGGAAAGGTTGCTCAAAGGATCGCTTTTTCAATTTCAACCGTTTTATTTGCACTCATATATATTTATAAAAATGCAATCGTCGGTCTATTCACAACAGATATAAGTATTATAAAGGCTGCCGGGCCAATAATGTCAATTCTGGCTTTGGCTCAGCTGCTTCAAACTTCTCAGGTTATTATGGCAGGAAGTTTACGTGGGGCAGGAGATACAAAATTTGTAGCCATGTCGTCATTTATAAATATTGGTGTTGTACGGCCGATATTAAGCTATCTGCTTATCTACCCGTTTGGATTCGGTTTGGTTGGAGCTTGGGTTACAATATGCGTCGATCAGACTGTCCGTTTTATAATGCTTGGTAGACGTTTTTCAGGTTTTAAATGGTCAACACGTGAAGTTTAG
- a CDS encoding phosphatase PAP2 family protein — translation MNIIITEFLSNLFPIYIKYIFEAITMLAEQYTVVVIACMIYWCINKDLGRRLSLILSGGIGFNGFFKNVFRVPRPFDISDKVSVLRKSTATGYSFPSGHTQNASVLAGILKNKFTRKSIRAVIITYAFLVAFSRLVLGVHYLTDVIAALIIGFGWAYFGNKLYEAVKENTFKYLWFLVPAFLSIIPLFIKGTIPPQSNDVFTGVGISLGAVLGTMLEVKYISFTIEGSIKRRIIRFVLGILLLLLLLSGLKAVLPDTSAMRVLRYFCVGIFASCGMPFLIKKFSI, via the coding sequence ATGAATATTATTATCACAGAATTTCTATCAAATCTATTTCCGATATATATAAAATATATTTTTGAAGCAATTACAATGCTTGCAGAGCAGTATACTGTAGTTGTAATTGCTTGCATGATATATTGGTGCATAAATAAAGACCTGGGACGAAGGCTGTCTCTCATTCTTTCCGGCGGAATCGGCTTTAATGGCTTTTTTAAAAATGTCTTTAGGGTGCCAAGACCTTTTGACATATCAGATAAGGTAAGTGTTTTAAGAAAGTCGACAGCGACAGGGTATTCTTTCCCTAGTGGACATACACAAAATGCCTCTGTTTTAGCAGGCATATTAAAAAATAAATTCACTAGAAAATCAATTCGTGCTGTAATCATAACGTACGCTTTTCTTGTAGCTTTTTCGAGGCTTGTGCTGGGTGTCCATTATCTGACTGATGTAATTGCTGCTTTAATAATAGGTTTTGGCTGGGCATATTTCGGGAATAAGTTGTATGAAGCTGTAAAGGAAAATACCTTTAAATACCTTTGGTTCTTAGTTCCGGCTTTCCTTAGTATAATTCCATTATTCATTAAAGGGACGATTCCGCCTCAGTCAAATGATGTATTTACAGGGGTTGGCATTTCACTTGGGGCAGTTTTGGGAACAATGCTTGAAGTAAAGTATATAAGCTTTACAATTGAAGGCAGCATTAAAAGACGAATAATTAGATTCGTTTTAGGCATTCTGCTTTTATTATTGCTTTTATCTGGACTTAAAGCGGTTCTTCCCGATACGTCTGCCATGCGTGTACTGCGATATTTTTGTGTCGGCATATTTGCATCCTGTGGAATGCCGTTTCTCATTAAAAAGTTTAGTATCTAA